In the Micromonospora narathiwatensis genome, one interval contains:
- the ruvB gene encoding Holliday junction branch migration DNA helicase RuvB: protein MTGENLVSAYVSDAERDAEASVRPKRLDEFIAQHRVRDQLDLLLKGAMRRGSPPDHILLSGPPGLGKTTLANIVAAELGSGIRVTSGPAIERSGDLAAILTSLAEGDVLFIDEIHRIARPAEELLYSAMEDFRVDVVVGKGPGATAIPLDVEPFTLVGATTRSGLLTGPMRDRFGFVAHLDFYTPAELEVLLRRSARILGVPITDEGAAEVAGRSRGTPRIANRLLRRVRDFAEVRADGVVTLETSRAALTVYDVDALGLDRLDRAVLTALVDSFRGGPVGLSTLAVAVGEQPDTVEEVCEPFLVRAGLLARTPRGRVATEAAWHHLGRTPPNGTFGTDTPSAPDLFSAQADQP, encoded by the coding sequence ATGACGGGGGAGAACCTGGTCTCGGCGTACGTCAGCGACGCGGAACGGGACGCGGAGGCCAGCGTCCGGCCGAAGCGCCTGGACGAGTTCATCGCCCAGCACCGGGTCCGGGACCAGCTCGACCTGCTGCTCAAGGGTGCGATGCGGCGGGGCTCGCCGCCCGACCACATCCTTCTCTCGGGGCCGCCTGGCCTCGGCAAGACCACGTTGGCCAATATCGTGGCGGCCGAGCTGGGCTCGGGGATCCGGGTGACCAGCGGCCCGGCGATCGAGCGCTCCGGCGACCTGGCCGCCATCCTGACCAGCCTCGCCGAGGGCGACGTCCTGTTCATCGACGAGATCCACCGGATCGCCCGGCCGGCCGAGGAACTGCTCTACAGCGCGATGGAGGACTTCCGGGTCGACGTGGTGGTCGGCAAGGGGCCCGGGGCCACCGCCATTCCCCTCGACGTGGAGCCGTTCACCCTGGTCGGCGCGACCACCCGCTCCGGCCTGCTCACCGGGCCGATGCGGGACCGGTTCGGCTTCGTCGCCCACCTCGACTTCTACACCCCGGCCGAGCTGGAGGTGCTGCTGCGCCGCTCGGCCCGGATCCTCGGGGTGCCGATCACCGACGAGGGGGCGGCCGAGGTCGCCGGCCGCTCCCGGGGCACCCCGCGGATCGCCAACCGGCTGCTGCGCCGGGTCCGGGACTTCGCCGAGGTCCGGGCCGACGGGGTGGTCACCCTGGAGACCTCCCGGGCCGCCCTCACCGTGTACGACGTCGACGCGCTCGGGCTGGACCGGCTCGACCGGGCGGTGCTCACCGCGCTGGTCGACTCGTTCCGGGGTGGTCCGGTCGGCCTCTCCACCCTCGCCGTGGCGGTCGGGGAGCAGCCGGACACGGTCGAGGAGGTCTGCGAGCCCTTCCTGGTGCGGGCCGGCCTGCTGGCCCGCACGCCCCGGGGGCGGGTGGCCACCGAGGCTGCCTGGCACCACCTGGGGCGTACGCCGCCGAATGGTACATTTGGTACCGATACCCCTTCCGCGCCCGATCTTTTCTCCGCCCAGGCCGACCAGCCGTGA